The following is a genomic window from Burkholderia oklahomensis C6786.
AACAACCGACTGCTGCACGGCTCTGCATCGCTGCGGTTTCGAACAAACAAGGAGTACATCATGAGCAATCGACACAGCAGGCAGAGCTTTCTGGGTCAGGGGTCGGACGAGCGCCTGCAGGCGGCCTCCGCCGCCGTCATTGGGCTGTGCGGTGGTGGCTCGCATGTGTCGCAGCAGTTGGCGCATATTGGCATCGGTAACCTTCTACTCATCGACCCCGACCGTGCCGACGACACGAATACAAACCGCATGGTGGGGCTGACGGAGCAGGAGGCGGACGACGAAGAGTACAAGGTGCATGTTGTCGAGCGCAAACTGCGACCGGTCAACAGTAAGGTCGCCGTTCGTGGTTTCGCCAGGCCGTGGCAGGAAGTGCCGGACGAGCTGAAGCGATGCGACGTAATTTTCGGGTGCGTCGACTCCATAACGGCTCGCGAACAACTCGAGCGTTTCGCGAGACGCTATGCCATTCCGTACATCGACGTCGGGATGGATGTTCACGATGAGGAAGGCCGCTATTTCATAACCGGACAGGTCATCACTTCGTTGCCCTCTCGGCCATGCATGCGCTGCATGGGATTCGTCACCGAGGCGAAACTGGCGGCCGAGCAAGCGCGGTACGGCGCCGCCGGCGGCCGGCCGCAGGTCGTGTGGCCGAACGGCGTACTCGCCTCGACGTCGGTAGGCGTGTTCATGTCGCTGTATACGCCTTGGAACGCCGAAACGACGCCGGCAATCTATATCGAGTACGACGGGAACCGCAACGTTCTTGCCCCGAGCAACCGGCTCCAGTATCTCGAGGGCGTCCCGTGCGAACACTTTGTCGGCACCGAAGGTGTAGGCGACATCTTCTGAGTTGCAGACGGGAGGGGGTGCTGGCACTTGCGCTTTTGGTTCTCAACTCCCAGTTCATTCGTACGCCTGGACTGGTCTCTTATCGCATTGACATCGGTTGCTATACGGATAAACAACTCCGAGGAAGCAACCGATGTCAGACCTGGAAACGCTTGCGCGGGTACGAATCCCCCGAAACAACACGGCGGCGATGCAGCTAATGATGCTGTACGCTCAGTCCGGACACATAGCCTGGACCGGCGACGACGTGTTGCCTGAGCATCTGTTGCGTCTGGCAAGGAAACTCGACACGCACTTTCATGTGACCCGCCTGGCCCATCAGCGTGCGTACTACAAGGGGCGCGGGGAGGCGTCCGTACACATCATCGCGTTGCCTGGCGATGGGCAGATACGCTGGGTTCTCATGTCA
Proteins encoded in this region:
- a CDS encoding HesA/MoeB/ThiF family protein, producing the protein MSNRHSRQSFLGQGSDERLQAASAAVIGLCGGGSHVSQQLAHIGIGNLLLIDPDRADDTNTNRMVGLTEQEADDEEYKVHVVERKLRPVNSKVAVRGFARPWQEVPDELKRCDVIFGCVDSITAREQLERFARRYAIPYIDVGMDVHDEEGRYFITGQVITSLPSRPCMRCMGFVTEAKLAAEQARYGAAGGRPQVVWPNGVLASTSVGVFMSLYTPWNAETTPAIYIEYDGNRNVLAPSNRLQYLEGVPCEHFVGTEGVGDIF